One genomic region from Bacillota bacterium encodes:
- a CDS encoding thiamine pyrophosphate-dependent dehydrogenase E1 component subunit alpha produces MLKNRYFEEKVDEFFAQGKIHGTTHLSIGQEACAAGAMAAIETGDYITATHRGHGQTLAKGADVNRMMAELLGKATGYCKGKGGSMHIADIESGNLGANGVVGGGIAIAVGAALALKMQKRPNVVLCFFGDGAIAQGVFHESANLASVWKLPVVFVCENNQYAMSISNERALACRDAAIRGQAYGMPGEPADGNDVLAVYGAVKKAVDRARRGEGPGYVELQTYRWKGHSKSDANRYRTKEEIAQWKLKDPIKRFRTLLIENGVIDEAVFEAMDRAAREAVEKAVEFAQNSPDPGLEELTTDVYVETAAGGAVNA; encoded by the coding sequence ATGTTGAAGAACAGGTACTTCGAGGAGAAAGTGGACGAATTCTTCGCACAGGGTAAGATACACGGCACCACCCACCTGTCCATAGGCCAGGAGGCGTGCGCAGCCGGCGCAATGGCCGCGATCGAGACGGGTGACTACATCACGGCTACGCACCGCGGCCATGGCCAGACCCTGGCCAAGGGCGCCGACGTCAACCGGATGATGGCCGAGCTGCTGGGGAAGGCGACCGGCTACTGCAAGGGTAAGGGCGGTTCGATGCACATAGCGGACATCGAAAGCGGGAACCTCGGGGCGAACGGGGTCGTCGGGGGCGGAATCGCCATAGCGGTCGGAGCTGCGCTCGCTCTGAAGATGCAGAAGCGGCCCAATGTCGTACTGTGTTTCTTCGGCGACGGCGCCATCGCGCAGGGCGTCTTCCACGAGTCCGCGAACCTCGCCTCGGTGTGGAAGCTGCCCGTAGTGTTCGTCTGCGAGAACAACCAGTACGCGATGTCCATTTCCAATGAAAGGGCGCTGGCCTGCCGCGACGCGGCAATCAGGGGGCAGGCGTACGGCATGCCGGGCGAGCCGGCGGACGGCAACGACGTGCTCGCGGTGTACGGAGCGGTTAAGAAGGCCGTCGATCGCGCGCGCCGCGGCGAGGGGCCGGGCTACGTCGAACTCCAGACGTACAGGTGGAAGGGCCACTCCAAGAGCGACGCGAACCGCTACCGCACCAAGGAAGAGATCGCCCAGTGGAAGCTCAAGGATCCAATCAAGCGATTCAGGACCTTGCTCATCGAGAACGGTGTGATCGACGAGGCCGTCTTTGAGGCCATGGACCGCGCGGCGCGCGAGGCCGTAGAGAAGGCGGTCGAGTTCGCGCAAAACAGTCCCGACCCCGGCCTCGAGGAATTGACCACAGACGTATACGTCGAGACCGCTGCGGGGGGTGCCGTGAATGCGTGA
- a CDS encoding TetR/AcrR family transcriptional regulator gives MLDSRAVAEDLRPALWDDLPEKQIQMLKAALDVFRVRGFHEAKVEDIAVAAGVGKGTIYEYFENKTDLFEQTVKYHLGRFWRQAAEYILAGSDARDKIRRIIESQAAMISGENAITFLVLNDPEPVSVELKHWAWSHRARFIHDALARIIQQGVDEGSLRPVDTCVASCFLFSMLHVMLSTYRISCLEPGAGGTPVESIAGKVMDLLMHGLSA, from the coding sequence ATGCTAGACTCGCGTGCTGTAGCTGAGGACCTGCGCCCTGCGCTGTGGGATGACCTGCCCGAGAAGCAGATACAGATGCTCAAGGCCGCTCTCGATGTGTTCCGAGTCCGCGGTTTTCACGAGGCCAAGGTCGAGGACATAGCAGTGGCCGCAGGCGTGGGAAAGGGCACCATATACGAGTACTTCGAGAACAAGACGGACCTGTTCGAGCAGACCGTGAAATACCACCTCGGGAGGTTCTGGAGGCAGGCGGCGGAGTACATTCTGGCGGGGTCGGACGCCAGGGACAAGATAAGACGGATAATCGAAAGCCAGGCGGCCATGATCTCGGGCGAGAACGCGATCACGTTCCTGGTCCTGAACGACCCTGAGCCTGTCAGCGTCGAACTGAAGCACTGGGCGTGGAGCCACAGGGCGCGGTTCATCCACGATGCTCTCGCGAGGATCATCCAGCAAGGGGTGGACGAAGGGAGCCTGCGGCCCGTGGACACCTGCGTGGCATCGTGTTTCCTATTCTCGATGCTCCACGTGATGCTGTCCACGTACCGGATCTCCTGCCTCGAACCCGGCGCGGGCGGTACGCCTGTCGAGAGCATCGCGGGCAAGGTCATGGACCTGCTCATGCACGGCCTGTCCGCGTAG
- a CDS encoding HAD family hydrolase, whose protein sequence is MSEVRMAAIDVDGTLIDDDDRMPPENAGAVRRAMAAGVRIVLATGRAYEGVRYIIKELGLTDPLVLLGGSIVMTASGRVMKSYAMPSAHVKAVYEFCRQRDLSVRAQGPYGMYLLFRNPEHPDVALIQRRLREWAPYDYAVIYDYGRLPVRGINKVTILFDTVADMHRLRLEICSSLQGVSYAQAYRNWIEVTSLGISKLKGIKYVARILGVKRRNIVAIGDNENDLELVKWAGLGIYADTAPAVLKEHARMIVPAGEPAVAWGLSRLVSV, encoded by the coding sequence ATGTCCGAGGTCAGGATGGCGGCCATCGACGTCGATGGGACTCTTATCGACGACGATGACAGGATGCCTCCGGAGAACGCCGGGGCGGTCAGGAGGGCGATGGCCGCCGGCGTCAGGATCGTCCTGGCGACGGGGCGGGCCTACGAGGGAGTCAGGTACATAATCAAGGAGCTCGGGCTCACGGACCCCCTCGTCCTTCTCGGCGGATCGATCGTGATGACGGCTTCGGGGCGGGTCATGAAATCTTACGCAATGCCTTCCGCCCATGTGAAGGCCGTGTACGAGTTCTGCAGGCAACGCGACCTGTCAGTGAGGGCGCAGGGCCCGTATGGGATGTACCTTTTGTTCAGGAACCCCGAGCACCCCGACGTGGCACTGATTCAGAGGCGACTGCGTGAATGGGCCCCGTACGACTACGCGGTCATCTACGATTACGGGCGGCTGCCGGTGCGGGGCATCAACAAGGTCACGATTCTCTTCGACACCGTTGCCGACATGCACAGGCTGCGGCTGGAGATATGCTCGAGCCTGCAAGGCGTGAGCTACGCGCAGGCGTACAGGAACTGGATTGAAGTCACGTCTCTGGGTATCAGTAAACTGAAGGGGATCAAGTACGTTGCCAGAATTCTTGGCGTAAAGCGACGGAATATCGTAGCAATCGGCGATAATGAGAACGACCTCGAGCTTGTGAAGTGGGCGGGTCTGGGCATATACGCCGATACGGCTCCCGCGGTCCTCAAAGAACATGCGCGCATGATCGTGCCCGCAGGTGAACCCGCGGTTGCCTGGGGACTGTCCCGCCTGGTTTCCGTGTGA
- a CDS encoding sugar-binding transcriptional regulator codes for MSTILSRTGSRGGSTAHPDLSLLTKVARLYYEEDLSQREIAARLQMSRPTVCRLIKRAKESGLVRISIVSPVRQCSALEIGLEKRFGLRQAVVVTAQGVEPKQAIAGAAADLLVRIIKPDDVVAVSWGSTLRAVVDALKPVKVKGVTAVPLIGGAGNTSMEVHSNSIAVDLARKLGGSWRVLYAPAVVGSAELRDAIVDDPNIKEVLDTARAADIAMVGVGVPVETSTMVKTGYLKPEQIRELRDHGAVGHISWFYDIDGKICDAEVNRRIVGLPLREFKGIKRVIAVAAGPGKVESIRGALRGGFCDTLVTDDRTAESILKGS; via the coding sequence ATGTCGACGATACTGAGCAGGACCGGAAGCCGTGGCGGCTCGACCGCCCACCCCGACCTTTCGCTACTTACGAAGGTCGCGCGGCTGTATTACGAGGAAGACCTGTCGCAACGGGAAATCGCCGCGCGACTGCAGATGTCGCGTCCCACCGTGTGCAGGTTGATAAAGCGGGCCAAGGAATCCGGCCTCGTGCGAATCTCAATCGTCTCACCGGTCCGGCAATGCTCCGCGCTGGAGATCGGCCTCGAGAAGCGCTTCGGCCTCCGCCAGGCTGTTGTCGTGACCGCCCAGGGGGTGGAGCCGAAGCAGGCCATCGCTGGAGCGGCTGCGGACCTCCTGGTGAGGATCATCAAGCCGGACGACGTCGTGGCGGTATCGTGGGGGAGCACGCTGCGGGCGGTTGTCGACGCGCTGAAACCGGTGAAGGTGAAGGGCGTGACAGCGGTCCCGCTCATCGGCGGCGCCGGCAACACGAGTATGGAAGTGCACTCGAACAGCATCGCGGTGGATCTGGCGCGGAAGCTCGGCGGGTCGTGGAGGGTGCTGTACGCCCCGGCGGTAGTAGGCAGCGCGGAGCTCCGGGATGCCATCGTCGACGACCCGAACATCAAGGAGGTCCTGGACACCGCGCGGGCGGCCGATATAGCGATGGTCGGAGTGGGCGTCCCCGTCGAGACGTCCACCATGGTGAAGACCGGCTATCTCAAGCCGGAGCAGATCCGGGAGCTCAGGGACCACGGCGCCGTGGGCCACATCTCCTGGTTCTACGACATCGATGGGAAGATCTGCGACGCCGAGGTGAACCGCCGCATCGTCGGGCTCCCGCTCAGGGAGTTCAAGGGGATCAAGCGAGTCATCGCCGTCGCTGCCGGCCCGGGCAAGGTCGAGTCGATCCGGGGCGCGCTCCGCGGGGGTTTCTGCGACACGCTGGTGACCGACGACCGGACGGCGGAATCCATTCTCAAGGGGTCGTAG
- a CDS encoding alpha-ketoacid dehydrogenase subunit beta yields the protein MRELTGAQAIREALREEMIRDQRVYLAGEDIGLYGGAFGVTAGLVEEFGPERVRETPISEAAIIGTSIGAALLGMRPVAEIMFSDFITIGMDQLVNQGAKVRYMFGGKASVPMVLRAPGGSGTGAAAQHSQSLEAWYVHVPGLLVVMPSTPYDAKGLLKSSIRDDNLVVFLEHKLLYRARGDVPEGDYTIPLGKADVKRQGTDVTIVATSMMVHKALRAAGDLAGKGISAEVIDPRTLVPFDKETVISSVAKTGRLVIVHEGVKRGGFGGEVAAIIADSEAFYYLDAPIRRVCGYNIPIPYNPVLEKHAVPTEESIVAGVLELFK from the coding sequence ATGCGTGAGCTCACCGGGGCGCAGGCGATCAGGGAAGCGCTGCGCGAGGAGATGATACGCGACCAGCGGGTCTACCTCGCCGGGGAGGACATCGGCCTCTACGGCGGGGCGTTCGGCGTTACGGCCGGCCTTGTGGAGGAGTTCGGCCCCGAAAGAGTGAGGGAGACCCCGATCTCCGAAGCGGCTATCATAGGCACGAGCATCGGCGCCGCCCTGCTGGGCATGAGGCCCGTCGCCGAGATCATGTTTTCGGACTTCATCACGATCGGCATGGACCAGCTTGTGAACCAGGGGGCTAAGGTCCGCTATATGTTCGGCGGGAAAGCCAGCGTGCCGATGGTCCTCCGCGCGCCGGGCGGGTCCGGCACCGGCGCCGCGGCGCAGCACTCACAGAGTCTTGAGGCCTGGTACGTTCACGTGCCGGGGCTGCTCGTGGTCATGCCGTCCACGCCTTACGACGCCAAGGGCCTGCTTAAGTCGTCCATCCGCGACGACAATCTGGTCGTGTTCCTGGAGCACAAGCTCCTGTACCGCGCCAGGGGGGACGTTCCGGAGGGTGACTACACGATCCCCCTCGGCAAGGCCGACGTGAAGAGACAGGGCACTGACGTGACCATCGTCGCCACGTCGATGATGGTACACAAGGCGCTCCGCGCGGCCGGGGATCTGGCCGGCAAGGGGATCAGCGCCGAGGTCATCGACCCGCGCACGCTGGTGCCGTTCGACAAGGAGACCGTTATATCGTCTGTCGCAAAGACGGGGCGGCTTGTCATAGTGCACGAAGGGGTCAAGAGGGGCGGCTTCGGTGGCGAGGTCGCGGCCATTATCGCGGACAGCGAGGCGTTCTATTACCTCGATGCCCCCATCAGGAGGGTGTGCGGCTACAACATCCCGATACCGTACAACCCCGTCCTGGAGAAGCACGCGGTCCCGACGGAGGAGTCCATAGTGGCTGGAGTGCTGGAATTGTTCAAGTGA
- a CDS encoding 2-oxo acid dehydrogenase subunit E2 — MPVPVIMPKLSMTMEQGVIVSWFKEEGARIEKGEPLLEVSTDKVNFEVESPASGILERIIAKPGDQIAVTETIALISQPDETGKEAAAPAPSAAQTAVAQPAAPAAPVGPAPPPPQAPAAIPPEAPSRPRATPAARRLAREGGVEISTVPGTGPGGAVTSADVSSVLGTVAAGPARTTQAPAAVLPAPPAERILPYEGVRKTIGDRMTLSQHTAPQLAMSTLVDFTAAADMRERLSAHVEAGGGPKLTYTDIIVKVAAAALRSHPKVNSSLHDDGIHVMAGVNVGVAVALTDGLVVPVIRQADRKGLAAIAQERAVLVDKARKAALRPEDVGGGTFTVSNIAQRDVDWFAPIINPPEAAILGIGRIAPRAVVDGDQVVPRLSAYFTLVFDHRVLDGADAAEFLQTLKDFMEDPALLLA, encoded by the coding sequence ATGCCTGTACCAGTGATAATGCCCAAGCTCAGTATGACGATGGAGCAGGGCGTCATAGTATCCTGGTTCAAGGAAGAGGGCGCCCGGATCGAGAAGGGCGAGCCGCTGCTCGAGGTGAGCACCGACAAGGTGAACTTCGAGGTCGAGTCGCCGGCGTCGGGCATCCTCGAGAGAATCATCGCGAAACCCGGAGACCAGATCGCCGTCACGGAGACGATTGCGCTCATATCGCAACCTGATGAAACCGGGAAGGAGGCTGCGGCTCCGGCGCCGTCCGCGGCACAGACCGCGGTGGCGCAACCAGCCGCTCCGGCGGCCCCAGTCGGCCCCGCGCCGCCACCGCCTCAGGCGCCGGCCGCTATACCGCCGGAAGCCCCATCGAGACCCCGGGCGACGCCAGCCGCGCGAAGGCTCGCGAGGGAAGGCGGCGTCGAGATCTCCACGGTACCAGGCACGGGACCGGGTGGCGCGGTTACGTCGGCGGACGTGTCAAGCGTCCTGGGGACGGTCGCCGCCGGGCCCGCCCGCACGACCCAGGCGCCGGCGGCGGTTTTGCCCGCGCCACCCGCTGAGAGGATCCTGCCGTACGAGGGCGTGCGGAAGACCATCGGCGACAGGATGACGCTCAGCCAGCATACGGCGCCGCAACTCGCCATGTCGACGCTTGTGGACTTCACCGCCGCCGCGGATATGCGCGAGCGCCTCTCCGCCCACGTCGAGGCAGGTGGCGGTCCGAAGCTGACCTACACCGACATCATAGTCAAGGTCGCTGCCGCCGCGCTGAGGTCGCATCCGAAAGTCAACTCGTCGCTACACGACGACGGCATACACGTGATGGCCGGCGTCAACGTCGGGGTTGCGGTCGCCCTCACTGACGGCTTGGTAGTGCCGGTGATACGCCAGGCGGACAGGAAGGGCCTCGCCGCGATAGCTCAGGAGAGGGCCGTGCTCGTCGACAAGGCCAGGAAGGCCGCGCTCAGGCCCGAGGACGTAGGCGGAGGGACGTTCACCGTTTCGAACATCGCGCAAAGGGATGTTGACTGGTTCGCACCGATCATCAACCCGCCCGAGGCCGCTATCCTGGGGATCGGCCGGATCGCGCCGAGGGCTGTTGTAGACGGTGACCAGGTTGTCCCGAGGCTGTCAGCCTATTTCACACTCGTGTTCGACCACCGCGTGCTGGACGGGGCGGACGCGGCCGAGTTCCTTCAGACCCTGAAAGACTTCATGGAAGACCCGGCGTTGCTGCTCGCCTGA